The window GACCACTTCCTGTTGCATGTCCTATAATTAACATATTTTCTAGTAATTCATCCCTATACTCATTCAGCCATGTTTCAATAGATAAACTTTCTTTAGCATTACCCACCCCAAATAACGACCCTAGAGCAATCGGTTCTGCTATCTTTTCAGCATTAAAGCAAACAATCTCATCATTGGCACTCCCGCCATTATTTCTCAATAAATATTCTTTATAATCATCAGGTAAATCTAGATTGTTGTTTCTTTGAAATACTTCTAAATCTTTACTATCCAAACTCCCAAAACTTGATAACATATGTTATCCTCCTTATTTCATAGTATTTTAATTATTTGTATGTTCATAAAAAGAAGATATTAATTATTACTTTTCATCTTTGATATCCCCCCTCGATGTCTAAACCTATCGTGAATAATTGAAATCACATCTTGCAAGGTCTTTCCATCTTGATGATGGTGCCACGTACCATCTTCACTCTTAATATAGCCTAAATCTTTGGCAGTTTGAAAATCTTTATTTCTACCTTGAAACGGTCCTATATCAGCTTCTTGATTTACCATCCCCGCAGCCATAAAATCAGGATATCCATCGGGATAACTAACTTTATTTCCTTCCCAATCATTGTATGTCCATGTCCCATCTGTGTCTATGGAAATTTTTCCACCTTTGTCATACCACTTTTTCACATCTGGTGAATTTTTAGGTTTTGTATCTAGAATATCTTTTGGAATATCTCCAGCTGATGAATATGACTGTCTCGAACCCTCAGTCTACTCCGCCTGCGGATTATTCTTCCCCGCCGGACACAGCCCCAGATAACCACTGGGATCATAGTAAGTAATAGGATTATTCTGACAATAAGCATAGAGGTTCAGTCCATATCCCCGGTACGCATCCTCCTGCATAAATCTGCCGATCTTCGGATTATAAAACCTCGCCCTCAAGTAGTATTGACCGCTGATTCCATCATACATCTGACCCGTATAGGTAATTCGGTTTTCTATACTTCCTGACGTTTCTATTATACTTCCAAACGGGTCATAGTGGTAGCTTTTTCTGATCTCCTGTTCCTGATCCAACAGAAATATCGTACTTCCCATCTCATCACACACAAAATAGTGCGGGGAGTCCTCTCTTGCACTTTGCAATGACACCACATGATGTCCGCGGCAATAACGTTTCTGTTCCGAACCACTCTCTTCTGTCACTAATTCTCCCCGGTCAAATACAAAACGGATCACCTTTCCTGCTTCTTCCGTTTCATAACGCATGCCTTCTCCATCGTACCGATAGCTGGCAGCACCCTTTTCCGCGGTTACGCTGTTCTGCCGGTTCAAAGGATCATAAGCATAGGTTCGGCTGACATCCTTTCTCTGTTCTGACACCAGATTCCCCTGCTTATCATAGAGATAAACCATGCGGTTTGATTCTGATTCCAGCCCTGTCAGTTGATTTTTACGGTTATACTGATATCGTTCTTCTCCGGTTTGGGTCTTCTTGGTTAACCGGTTCCCTGCCAGATCATAAGTATACTGTTCTGTGTCACAGTGATACGTTGCTTCTGACAAACGGTTCATCACATCATAACCATATACAGTGGCCTTCTCTATCAAGATCGGATTGTTGATATTAGGGGTGGCATCGACCCTCGGATACTGGCGGGCGGGGTGCAAACACAAGTTCGAACTTAAAACCGCCGCAAAATTAAACTTGAATCCGGCGGCGGTTTGATGGTTTTACTTATGGATACATAAATAATGAACAATGTTTAAATCTATTATAGCTTGTTATGGCGAGCGGGGCTCAAACAAGATGTTTCTAGCAATTCAGGGAAATTATTAACAGTCTTTTAGAATGGTTATTCTATTTACATTAAACATTATTTACAACCCGATTAATCATCAAATTCTTGATTATCAAATGAGTGAAGAAAGATTTCCCGTAAGTCTTTTACTTTGGATATCTTGCTTTATACCTCTTATCATTTTCTAACCATTCACATGCAGTTCCCATAGTAAATAGACATTGTGAATGATTATAACCTAATAAGTAATTTGCATCTCGATCCGTAATATAAAATTCTATCACCCCACACTCGTCATAAAACTCAACAAACTTACTTCCATTCTCAATCTCATAAAAATTATTCCCCATATCTTTATTAAAAAACAGAATAATTGAGTCACTTTTAATAAAATCTCCAATCCATCTCCAAGAATCCGGAACATCAATACCAACCATTGAAGAAAAAACCACAGCATCGAATATTGAATAACCTATACGTACATTAGGTCTTAAATACTTCTCCTTAACAGCCATCCATATTCTCTCTCTTTCAGCCTCTGACAATATGCTGATTTTTTCTCCAATATTTCTCCAGAATTCCAATAAGTGTTGTTCCATAACAATTATCATATCCTTTCCAAACTGTCTTTTCGCTCGTTTTTTTATATAGGAATCTCTAATATATCTTTGGCCAAGTTGGTCGCACTTGTTTATAGATTTGTTCAAGCAAATCGGAATATGTATAATCTCTTCCTGTAGGCACGTCTACTAAAATGTGTCCTACAGTTTTTCCTTTCGTTCCATACTGCCATCCTACATGCGGTGTATCTGGTCCACCTGCCCAATTCCCATTTCTATCTACTCCATAATGTGCAAGATCTAAATCTACAAAGGATTTATCTGGCCCTAAATATTCCACTGGAATTGATTTTCCATTTAAATCTTTAGCCCATTTTGTCACTTTGAATTGATCTCTTGTATATCCGGTTCGTGATTCTATCTGAGCGAAAGCTTCATCTACTGCATCTCTATATGTTTTATCGGTACCTCTCCAATCCATATCTTGATCTTTCAGCCGATATTGAAGATCAGGTTTATCCTCCGTACCCGCCTGCGGATTACTCTTCCCCGCCGGACACAGCCCCATATAACCACTGGGATCATAGTAAGTAATAGGATTATTCTGACAATAAGCATAAAGGTTAATCCCATCTCCCCGGTACGCATCCTCCTGCATAAATCTGCCGATCTTCGGATTATAAAACCTCGCCCTCAAGTAGTATTGACCACTGATTCCATCATACATCTGACCCGTATAGGTAATTCGGTTTTCTATACTTCCTGACGTTTCTATTATACTTCCAAACGGGTCATAGTGGTAGCTTTTTCTGATCTCCTGTTCCTGATTCAACAGAAATATCGTACTTCCCATCTCGTCACATACAAAATAGTGCGGGGAGTCCTCTCTTGCACTTTGCAATGACACCACATGATGTCCCCGGCAATAACGTTTCTGTTCCGAGCCACTCTCTTCTGCCGCCAATTCTCCCCGGTCAAATACAAAACGGATCACCTTTCCTGCTTCTTCCGTTTCATAACGCAGGCCTTCTCCATCGTACCGATAGCTGGCAACACCTTTTTCCGTGGTCACGCTGTATTGCCGGTTCAAAGGATCATAAGCATAGGTTCGGCTGACATCCTTTCCCTGTTCTGACAACAGATTCCCCTGCTTGTCATAGAGATAAACCATGTGGTCTGATTCTGCTTCCAGCCCTGTCAGCTGATTTTTACAGTTATACTCATATCGTTCTTCTCCGGTTTGGGTCTTTCTGGTTAACCGGTTCCCTGCCAGATCATAAGTATACTGTTCTGTGTCACCGTGATACGTTGCTTCTGACAAACGGTTCATTACATCATAACCATATGCATTCTGATAAACATCCCCTGACTTTTTCGTGCAGTTTCCATTTCCGTCATAGGCATATGCATAATTAAGCAGTACTTTCCCGTCAGAGCCTACTGTCACCAGATGCTCCATCAGCCCATCGTCCTGGTATTGATACTCTGTTTTGACTCCATTCCCGTAGGCAAGGGAACGGATCCTCCCTTCCGGCGTATATTGATACGCTGCCAGAAATGTATGGTTTTGGCTGTCCCTCACTTCCCTGACTCGATTAAGAACATCGTAGGTATACCGGGTTGCAATCCCTGTTACATCCGTCAGTTCTGTTACATTTCCATTCTTATCATAATTTAATCTATTATTACCGGGTCGAAAAGAGAGCTGGAGAAAGCCGGGTGGTCAATAACACCCCCCGACAGCTACTTCACCCAGCAGTGCTGGGCGAGGAGCTTTTACATGAGGTGGTCGGAAACTTAGCTTGTCACAGTAAAGCTGGTCAGAATGTAACAAAGTTGGCATACACCAAGACTTTGTCAGATGCACCCTGAACATCCACATATCATATCGTTTCTCTACCAACATGGCTTTATTGACAGTATACGAGTAAGTAGATTATTAGATCAATTTAAAGTTGCGTTTTAAAAGGGAAAGCCTTTCCGTTGAGAAAGACTTTCCTTCTCGAATTATCGCATATCAGATTCGTTAACTTAGATTATGCTTTTTCATACCCTTTAAACTCATCATTATATTTCATCGGAACTATTCTTTGAATACGACCTCCTCCAAATTTACAAAAAACTCTAGACTTGTTACTTCCTAAAATCTCCAGAACATACATAGTTTCATCTTTACTAATAGTAAATACTTCTGAATGTAATAATTCATGATTGATTTTTGCTTGAAATTCCTTCACTCCAAACAACTCAATATTTAAACATACAATATCCCATGCTTTCCATTTTGGAGGTGAATTCTTTACATTACATTTTGTTAAAACATCCATTTTCATGTTAAAACCTAATGGCTGGTAGTTAATATTATCTATTGCAGCCCCTGTAAAGACATCATCCTCACCAAAAATCTCACTTAAAACAAACTCATTATCAAAACCTAACAGCATATTACTTCCCTTTCTACTTCTTATTTCTATAATTAAAGTAATAGTGGTCTTTCATACCTGACACACGTCCTGTATTTGTATTCGTATCGGGCCTGACATTAAAATGCGATGATTGATTCCCTACTCCATCCGAATACAAATGTCCATACGAATGATCTTGTATAACTACCTGTTGGATCGAATTTCCTTGTGCATCAGTTTTTCCTGTAACTGAATATGTCAATTCTCTTGAGTATACGAAGTCACCATTTTCTACTATAGGATTTCCATACTCATCACGTAACCTTACCATTGTTTGCGAATCTGGTTGTTGAGATTTAGGAATTACCAATTCTTGCTTAATATCCCCCAAAACTTCTTTTCTAGATAAATCCCCCAGACCCTCAGTCTGCTCTTCCTGCGGATTATTCTTCCCCGCCGGACACAGCCCCATATAACCGCTGAAATCTTTATTGAAAATTTACCAGTTGAAGAGAAGAAACTAATTGATAAGTATATTGACTCCCTTATAAGCCAACTTGCTTTAGAAGAAGCTTTTCTGTATCAGCATGGATTCATGGATGGTATGAAGATACTAAATATATTGAAAAACTATAAATGAATTCTCTTAAGTAAGTATGTTCTGTTGAATATGAGGATGTCCCATAAGTCATGAAATGACTTATGGGACATCCTCTTTGCAATACCTATTTAACCTTTCAAAACTATGAAATCTTCAAGTCTTTTTTTATCTGATTCAAATAACCATCTAATAATTCTTTGTCATTGGAATTTTTTGTGATATGCGCATTACATACTTCTAAAAGTCGCTCATAAAATAAACTATTTTCGATAAATATCATAGTATCTTCATCATCTGCCGGTTTCCAAAACAACAAGGTTACGTACCCTTCTTTATAGTCTTCATCCTCAGGATCGAAGGAACAAGAAATGTATTCTGCCCCTTGTCCTTTTGATTGTGCCATTTGTTTCACTGCACCTATTTCTAATTCTCCTAAAAAGCATATATATTCAAAATATAATTTTAAATACTTTTCTTTCTCTTCTGAAACTCTCATTATCTATTCCTCCTACTCTATTTTATTCTCCTGGCAATTTAGGAAAGAAATTTGTTATTTTCCCATCCTCATAAAAACCTCGAAATTCTAACCCATTTGAAGAAAATCCTTTAACATATCTACCATTTATAGTTCCATTTTTCATCGCTTCCCAGCCCCATTCTAACATTTGACTGTCAGAAATGATATTAGGATCATAATATGTTTTAGGATCTGGTATATCTTTAAATCCAAGAAAATTTCCTCGTCCATCGTAGGCAGGTACACGATACTTTTGAGCATATACTCCATCTATTGTCGGATGCGGAACGGGTTCACCCACTTTCAGATCATCTAATGGAAATCCTGTACTCTCTAATGTACTGTTAAAATTATCCAAGTTATGTGCACCTAATACGCCTTTCTTTTTCGGTCCAATACCGTCTCCATTAATGAAGTGATTATCGGCTTTAGTTAATGGCCCCATAAAGTCTGAATCACCGGGCTTTGGAACCTTACCCGAACCCTCAGTCTGCTCCGCCTGCGGATTATTCTTCCCCGCCGGACACAGCCCCATATAACCACTGGGATCATAGTAAGTAATAGGATTATTCTGACAATAAGCATAAAGGTTCAGTCCATCTCCCCGGTACGCATCCTCCTGCATAAATCTGCCGATCTTCGGATTATAAAACCTCGCCCTCAAGTAGTATTGACCGCTGATTCCATCATACATCTGACCCGTATAGGTAATTCGGTTTTCTATACTTCCTGACGTTTCTATTATACTTCCAAACGGGTCATAATGGTAGCTTTTTCTGATCTCCTGTTCCTGATCCAACAGATATATCGTACTTCCCATCTCATCACACACAAAATAGTGGAGGGAGTCCTCTCTTGCATTTTGCAGTGACACCACATGATGTCCGCGGCAATAACGTTTCTGTTCCAAACCACTCTCTTCTGTTGCTAATTCTCCCCGGTCAAATACAAAACGGATCACCTTTCCTGCTTCTTCCGTTTCATAACGCAGGCCTTCTCCATCGTACCGATAGCTGGCAGCACCTTTTTCCGTGGTCACGCTGTTCTGCCGGTTCAAAGGATCATAACCATAGGTTCGGCTGACATCCTTTCCCTGTTCTGACAACAGATTCCCCTGCTTGTCATAGAGATAAACCATGTGGTCTGATTCTGTTTCCAGCCCTGTCAGTTGATTTCTACGGTTATACTCATATCGTTCTTCTCCGGTTTGGGTCTTCCTGGTTAATCGGTTCCCTGCCAGATCATAAGTATACTGTTCTGTGTCACAGCGATACGTTGCTTCTGACAAACGGTTCATCACATCATAACCATATGCGTTTTGATAAACATCCCCTGACTTTTTCGTGCAGTTTCCATTTCCGTCATAGGCATATGCATAATTAAGCAGTACTTTCCCGTCAGAGCCTACTGTCACCAGATGCTTCATCAGCCCATCGTCCTGGTATTGATACTCTGTTTTGACTCCATTCCCATATGCAAGGGAACGGATCCTCCCTTCCGGCGTATATTGATACGCTGCCAGAAATGTATGGTTTTGGCTGTCTCTAACCTCTCTGACCCGGTTAAGAACATCGTAGGTATACCGGGTTGCAATCCCTGTTACATCCTTCAGTTCTGTTACATTTCCATTCTTGTCATAATCATACGACAGCATTATAATACAAACAAAGGGGAAAGACCAAAAAATGATCTCTCCCCATGGTAACTGATGGTTATCTTATATCAGTATTTGAGTTTACACAGACTTTGAAACAGTCTCTCTGTCATAAATTTAAACCTAAAAAGAATGGAAAAACTGTTCTCTATTTAATTTATTTAAGATGCCACTGCATGAGGGCAGCACTTATTACATAAAGATGCGTTATGTCAACAGGTCCTTAATTATACGTCATTCTGAAATACGGTAGGTTATTCATCGCTTACTTTTTTATTACTTACTCATCTTCTCTGCATACATAATTTGTTATATAATCATCAAAATCACAATACCATATGTCTAAATCATCCCAAACACCTACATAAACCACCTTATCTTCTTTTATTAACCATTGTATACCATTATCCTCATCCCAATCACAACTCCCCCCTAAATTGAGTACAGGAATGTTTTGATCACTTTCATCTATGTACATATCAACTTTCAAATGATTTATTTGCATATAGTTAAATATCTCTAAAGGATCTTTAACTTCACTTAAACCATCTGGATATTCAGCATCCGGATAATTTTTCATTTTTATTTCACAAAATTTTTTTGAATATCTACATAAATCTACTACAACATTTTCATTAATATTATTTAAATAATTTACAGTTTTTATTACATATGGCATAGGTACTTCTTTATCAAAAAATAATGTAATATATTTTTTTATGTAGTCAAAATATACCTTTCCTTCCATTTGTCCAAATTCATTCTCAAATACTTCTTTTATCAATTCCATTTTATTCCTCCTCTTAAAAATTTAATAATTAAACTAAAGATATTGTATCAATATATTTTAATACAGTACTTTTATATTATTTCTAATGTTTAAAAGTCTTAATAACCAAAATACTTAAAGTAAAAATTAATTTCCCCCACCCCACCTGTATGACCAAAGTATGAATTTATTCTCGTTGGCACAAGTTGCATTGTAATCATATTATTACATTCATGCCATGTTAATTTATTTGTTTTAACCATTTCTTTTAGCTCAGTAACGCTTTTTCCTGTTTGTAAAGATAGCTGCTCATATGCCATGGAAAAATTTGTATTCCTACCATTTGGTCCCCCATGCATATTAAAAATCTCAACTGTACCAACGGAAAATGAACTAAAATCAGGAACTCCATTTGTATAAGTAACTCCATCAACTCCATACTGTGTTTGTATAATCTCTCTTAATTTGGGATCACTTGGTATAAATGTTGATTCACCTCTTTTTCCTGTCCAAGTACCTAATGATGAATCCTCGCTAGGTGTTTGATTAATTCTATTTTTATATTGTTCCTGTTCAAAAGTATTACTCTTCCCCGCCGGACACAGCCCCAGATAACCACTGGGATCATAGTAAGTAATAGGATTATTCTGACAATACGCATAAAGGTTCAGTCCATCTCCCCGGTACGCATCCTCCTGCATAAATCTGCCGATCCTCGGATTATAAAACCTCGCCCTCAAGTAGTATTGACCGCTGATTCCATCATGCATCTGACCCGTATAGGTAATTCGGTTTTCTATACTTCCTGACGTTTCTAGTATACTTCCAAGCGGGTCATAATGGTAGCTTTTTCTAATCTCCTGTTCCTGATCTAACAGAAATGGTATTATTCTTTAAGATCATTATAGCAATCAAAAACACAGCCAGTAAATTAGGGCTGTGTTTTTGATTGAAATTAAATAAGTTAATACTTCTATAGAAATTATAGCCTTATAAAAATTTATCTAATTTCAAACATGATTTATTTCTTTTTCTCTAATATTAAGTGGTAATAGATATCGGGTAGCAATACCTGCAATCTCAATTGTATACAATTAACAGCAATTAAATAATCCATTGTTTCATTAAATACAAAGTATTCCATACCATATGAATTTTCAAATAATTCTCCTAATCTTTTAGCATTATTGACTTTTACTACAGATTTTCTTGCAATATTACTATCCTGACCCCAAAAACATATGCTGGTTCTTCTTTAAGGTACTGAGAATAAGTAAAATATATGATTCCTGCTTACAAAATAATTGGTTTGTAACTATATAGCTTTTCAACTATTTCTTCAACAGTTATCCCATTACCAGACATAATTGTTTTTATTACTTCTGGATTAGAAGTTGCTATTGATATCTTTGATATCCATTCAGAAATTTCATTATCATCACCTGCTCCTATTCTAATTTTACTTACGAGTTCTGTTACTTCTTGTTTGGTTATTTTTTCCATTATTAAATTGCTCCTTTATTTAAAATATTTGTTAAAACCATTATAACCATGATACTCTGGTATCAAAATTTCCGCATGATATCTAGGTGTTACAACAACAAGATTATTTAGATCAAATACCCCGCCGCCTTGATTTATGGGAGTTTTGTGGTGTATTTGATATGTTACCGAACCATTTATTGTCTGAGAATCTATAACAATTGGAGCACCACCATTTCTCATTCGGTAAATGTTAGTCATATCCCCATTAATCATAAATTCATCAGCATATGAAGAATTACCAACTTCTCTCCAGAAATCCTTTCTAAACTCATCAAAATTATCATATGTTCTCCCTGAAAGTGTATCAGCAATCTCTTTTGGAATAACACCTGCGTTTCCTTCTGAACCATATAACATCTTCCCTGCATCTGGAGCATTTTCTCCGCCTGTTACTATTCCTGAAGAATTTATTCTTTGCGTTGCTGTAGTAGAATCCTTGCTACCCGGACCCTTAGTCTGCTCCTCCTGTGGATTATTCTTCCCCGCCGGACACAGCCCCATATAACCATTGGGATCATAGTAAGTAATAGGATTATTCTGACAATAAGCATAAAGGTTCAGTCCATCTCCCCGGTACGCATCCTCCTGCATAAATCTGCCGATCTTCGGATTATAAAACCTCGCCCTCAAGTAGTATTGACCGCTAATTCCATCATACATCTGACCCGTATAGGTAATTCGGTTTTCTATACTTCCTGACGTTTCTATTATACTTCCAAACGGGTCATAGTGGTAGCTTTTTCTGATCTCCTGTTCCTGATCCAACAGAAATATCGTACTTCCCATCTCGTCACATACAAAATAGTGGGGGGAGTCCTCTCTTGCACTTTGCAATGACACCAAACGATGTTTTACCAAAGGCAGGCAGATATTGTCCCGATACATTGACCACATGACTGGGCAATTAGCATTTGAGGAAACATTTCTCTACCAACAAGGTTTTATGGCTGGGGTCAGGGTATTGAATTCTTTAAGAACATTATAGCAATCAAAAACACAGCCAGTAAATTAAGGCTGTGTTTTTGATTGAAATTAAATAAGTTAATATTTCTTTAAAATTTATAGCCTTATAAAAATTTATCTGATTTTAAACTTAATTTATTTCTTTTTCTCTATATATTAAGTGGTAATAGATATTGGGTAGCAAGACCTGCAATCTCAATTGTATACCAATTAACAGCAATTAAGTAATCCATTGTTTCATTAGATACAAAGTACTCCATACCATATGAATTTTCGAACAATTCTCCTAATCTTTTAGCATTATTGACTTTTACTACAGATTTTCTTGCAATATTACTATCCTGGCCCCAAAAAACATATGCTGGTTCTTCTTTAAGGTACTGAGAATAAGTAAATTCATACTTTTCTGTAGGTATTGAAACTGTATTTTTACCGATACCCAAATGTCCATCTGTCTTAAAGGGATTATAAAATGCTAAAACAGCCCTAATATACCCTTGAGCCTCATTCTCATTCAGCAGACAAATCTCTATATTTAGCTTATTACTTGCTTCAATTAATTCTTTTACATAATCCAACATATTCACACCTACTTTCTAGTTGCTGGAACCCTATCTACAAATATATGTCCCCTAATTCTATTGCTTCCCTTACCAGCAGTTTGATATCCGATATGAGGCGCATGTGGTCCTTCTCCAAGTTGTCCATTAGGTTTAACATTATTCCACTGCGGAATGTCCATATTTACATTCGCCCCATTAGGCCCTTGCCATTCTACAGGTATACTTTTCCCGTACTCATTAGTGCCCCACTTAGTCACTTCGAACTCTTCTTTGGGAACTCCCGTTCGCCTGAATGCTTCATCAAGTCCATCTTGATATGTTTTTCCGGTACTTCTAAGATCGACATCTTTTTGAGAATTGAATTCCCAATTGCTACCTGTAAGACCATCCCCCGAACCCTCAGGTGGAGTACTGAGATGTACGGAAAGGGGTGAAAATTAGTATTCTATTAAAAAAGTATAGCACATCTTGACGCTATTTTTAAGAAAAAAATTACTGTTCTTCTTCTGGCAGTGGTTCCCTGTATTCTGTCTTATTTTTCATCATTCCGTACACAATGTTCACCAACTGGCGCATGATACAGACCAATGCCTGAGATTTTGTCTTTCCCTCACTGATTTTCCGCATATAATAACTGTGAAATACCGGATGATTGGGCATTCCGTTCTTGGGTACAGAAACCATAGTCACTGCCAGGAAATAAAACAGACCATGCAGTTGACGGTTCCCCT of the Lacrimispora indolis DSM 755 genome contains:
- a CDS encoding SMI1/KNR4 family protein, whose translation is MLSSFGSLDSKDLEVFQRNNNLDLPDDYKEYLLRNNGGSANDEIVCFNAEKIAEPIALGSLFGVGNAKESLSIETWLNEYRDELLENMLIIGHATGSGLVLLVNQEDWKGIYFWDNCLDYENSTEDECMYFVAKTFIEFLNGLFLYKE
- a CDS encoding HNH endonuclease, whose protein sequence is MKKWYDKGGKISIDTDGTWTYNDWEGNKVSYPDGYPDFMAAGMVNQEADIGPFQGRNKDFQTAKDLGYIKSEDGTWHHHQDGKTLQDVISIIHDRFRHRGGISKMKSNN
- a CDS encoding RHS repeat domain-containing protein; amino-acid sequence: MNRLSEATYHCDTEQYTYDLAGNRLTKKTQTGEERYQYNRKNQLTGLESESNRMVYLYDKQGNLVSEQRKDVSRTYAYDPLNRQNSVTAEKGAASYRYDGEGMRYETEEAGKVIRFVFDRGELVTEESGSEQKRYCRGHHVVSLQSAREDSPHYFVCDEMGSTIFLLDQEQEIRKSYHYDPFGSIIETSGSIENRITYTGQMYDGISGQYYLRARFYNPKIGRFMQEDAYRGYGLNLYAYCQNNPITYYDPSGYLGLCPAGKNNPQAE
- a CDS encoding RHS repeat-associated core domain-containing protein — its product is MRDSQNHTFLAAYQYTPEGRIRSLAYGNGVKTEYQYQDDGLMEHLVTVGSDGKVLLNYAYAYDGNGNCTKKSGDVYQNAYGYDVMNRLSEATYHGDTEQYTYDLAGNRLTRKTQTGEERYEYNCKNQLTGLEAESDHMVYLYDKQGNLLSEQGKDVSRTYAYDPLNRQYSVTTEKGVASYRYDGEGLRYETEEAGKVIRFVFDRGELAAEESGSEQKRYCRGHHVVSLQSAREDSPHYFVCDEMGSTIFLLNQEQEIRKSYHYDPFGSIIETSGSIENRITYTGQMYDGISGQYYLRARFYNPKIGRFMQEDAYRGDGINLYAYCQNNPITYYDPSGYMGLCPAGKSNPQAGTEDKPDLQYRLKDQDMDWRGTDKTYRDAVDEAFAQIESRTGYTRDQFKVTKWAKDLNGKSIPVEYLGPDKSFVDLDLAHYGVDRNGNWAGGPDTPHVGWQYGTKGKTVGHILVDVPTGRDYTYSDLLEQIYKQVRPTWPKIY
- a CDS encoding Imm50 family immunity protein, encoding MLLGFDNEFVLSEIFGEDDVFTGAAIDNINYQPLGFNMKMDVLTKCNVKNSPPKWKAWDIVCLNIELFGVKEFQAKINHELLHSEVFTISKDETMYVLEILGSNKSRVFCKFGGGRIQRIVPMKYNDEFKGYEKA
- a CDS encoding HNH/endonuclease VII fold putative polymorphic toxin; translated protein: MGLCPAGKNNPQEEQTEGLGDLSRKEVLGDIKQELVIPKSQQPDSQTMVRLRDEYGNPIVENGDFVYSRELTYSVTGKTDAQGNSIQQVVIQDHSYGHLYSDGVGNQSSHFNVRPDTNTNTGRVSGMKDHYYFNYRNKK
- the cdiI gene encoding ribonuclease toxin immunity protein CdiI; translation: MRVSEEKEKYLKLYFEYICFLGELEIGAVKQMAQSKGQGAEYISCSFDPEDEDYKEGYVTLLFWKPADDEDTMIFIENSLFYERLLEVCNAHITKNSNDKELLDGYLNQIKKDLKIS
- a CDS encoding RHS repeat-associated core domain-containing protein is translated as MLSYDYDKNGNVTELKDVTGIATRYTYDVLNRVREVRDSQNHTFLAAYQYTPEGRIRSLAYGNGVKTEYQYQDDGLMKHLVTVGSDGKVLLNYAYAYDGNGNCTKKSGDVYQNAYGYDVMNRLSEATYRCDTEQYTYDLAGNRLTRKTQTGEERYEYNRRNQLTGLETESDHMVYLYDKQGNLLSEQGKDVSRTYGYDPLNRQNSVTTEKGAASYRYDGEGLRYETEEAGKVIRFVFDRGELATEESGLEQKRYCRGHHVVSLQNAREDSLHYFVCDEMGSTIYLLDQEQEIRKSYHYDPFGSIIETSGSIENRITYTGQMYDGISGQYYLRARFYNPKIGRFMQEDAYRGDGLNLYAYCQNNPITYYDPSGYMGLCPAGKNNPQAEQTEGSGKVPKPGDSDFMGPLTKADNHFINGDGIGPKKKGVLGAHNLDNFNSTLESTGFPLDDLKVGEPVPHPTIDGVYAQKYRVPAYDGRGNFLGFKDIPDPKTYYDPNIISDSQMLEWGWEAMKNGTINGRYVKGFSSNGLEFRGFYEDGKITNFFPKLPGE
- a CDS encoding DUF6985 domain-containing protein, with translation MELIKEVFENEFGQMEGKVYFDYIKKYITLFFDKEVPMPYVIKTVNYLNNINENVVVDLCRYSKKFCEIKMKNYPDAEYPDGLSEVKDPLEIFNYMQINHLKVDMYIDESDQNIPVLNLGGSCDWDEDNGIQWLIKEDKVVYVGVWDDLDIWYCDFDDYITNYVCREDE
- a CDS encoding RHS repeat-associated core domain-containing protein, with product MIPFLLDQEQEIRKSYHYDPLGSILETSGSIENRITYTGQMHDGISGQYYLRARFYNPRIGRFMQEDAYRGDGLNLYAYCQNNPITYYDPSGYLGLCPAGKSNTFEQEQYKNRINQTPSEDSSLGTWTGKRGESTFIPSDPKLREIIQTQYGVDGVTYTNGVPDFSSFSVGTVEIFNMHGGPNGRNTNFSMAYEQLSLQTGKSVTELKEMVKTNKLTWHECNNMITMQLVPTRINSYFGHTGGVGEINFYFKYFGY
- a CDS encoding RHS repeat-associated core domain-containing protein, yielding MDQEQEIRKSYHYDPFGSIIETSGSIENRITYTGQMYDGISGQYYLRARFYNPKIGRFMQEDAYRGDGLNLYAYCQNNPITYYDPNGYMGLCPAGKNNPQEEQTKGPGSKDSTTATQRINSSGIVTGGENAPDAGKMLYGSEGNAGVIPKEIADTLSGRTYDNFDEFRKDFWREVGNSSYADEFMINGDMTNIYRMRNGGAPIVIDSQTINGSVTYQIHHKTPINQGGGVFDLNNLVVVTPRYHAEILIPEYHGYNGFNKYFK